A single Leptolyngbya sp. FACHB-261 DNA region contains:
- a CDS encoding cytochrome b/b6 domain-containing protein, with product MTHDPSLPSVRPPTRPALRLHKSLAVRLFHGLNLFSVLVMVGSGLEIYNANPVFGGRKGLPMPDFFAIGGWLAGGRHWHFFGMWVFALNLLWYGIYLLATVPISRRRYLGSRDLRALWSGQNPKRSEYAKHRLVFTLMVPVLLLALYTGLGMYKPVQFDWIVASIGGDWQALRIAHFLPVVLLLGLTALHLVQVIRVGGWELAQSIFVDAYRVRPGQSDE from the coding sequence ATGACCCACGATCCCTCTCTCCCCTCAGTACGACCTCCCACTCGTCCTGCTTTGCGATTGCACAAATCTCTAGCAGTACGGCTGTTTCATGGGCTGAATTTGTTCTCAGTCCTAGTAATGGTCGGCAGTGGTTTGGAGATTTACAACGCCAATCCGGTGTTTGGTGGGCGAAAGGGTTTACCGATGCCCGATTTCTTTGCCATTGGCGGTTGGCTAGCTGGAGGTCGGCACTGGCACTTCTTCGGCATGTGGGTCTTCGCTCTCAACTTGCTTTGGTATGGCATCTACTTGCTAGCCACTGTCCCAATCAGCCGACGCCGCTACTTGGGAAGCCGGGACCTGCGAGCCCTATGGTCAGGTCAGAATCCCAAGCGCAGCGAATATGCTAAACACCGCTTAGTGTTCACCCTGATGGTGCCCGTGTTGCTGCTGGCACTCTATACCGGCTTGGGGATGTACAAGCCCGTTCAGTTTGACTGGATCGTGGCTAGCATCGGCGGTGATTGGCAGGCATTGCGCATTGCCCATTTCCTACCTGTCGTGTTGCTCCTCGGGCTCACAGCCTTACACCTGGTTCAGGTGATTCGAGTGGGTGGCTGGGAGTTGGCGCAGTCGATTTTTGTGGATGCTTACCGAGTACGACCGGGACAAAGCGATGAGTAA
- the cobO gene encoding cob(I)yrinic acid a,c-diamide adenosyltransferase, producing MSTFPTEAGGDEQYRARMQRRKAVQEERLAERTREKGLIIVNTGDGKGKTTAALGVVLRSLGTGYRVAIVQFIKGAWDPGEKRALEHWGKQVAFHALGEGFTWETQDRQRDIEKTQAAWQVAMDYILNPDYQVVLLDEVNIALKLGYLELETVLAGLSQKPEMTHVILTGRGAPEGLIEQADLVTEMKLIKHPFRSQGIKAQPGIEF from the coding sequence ATGAGTACATTCCCAACCGAAGCTGGTGGCGACGAGCAGTACCGTGCTCGGATGCAACGCCGCAAGGCAGTTCAAGAAGAGCGTTTAGCCGAGCGGACGCGCGAGAAAGGTTTGATCATTGTTAATACAGGCGACGGCAAAGGCAAGACAACAGCGGCCTTAGGTGTTGTGCTGCGCTCGCTGGGTACCGGCTACCGGGTCGCCATTGTGCAATTTATTAAAGGCGCCTGGGACCCAGGGGAAAAGCGAGCGCTGGAGCACTGGGGTAAGCAGGTTGCTTTTCATGCCCTCGGCGAGGGCTTCACTTGGGAAACCCAGGACCGACAGAGGGACATTGAGAAAACCCAAGCAGCTTGGCAAGTTGCGATGGACTACATTCTGAACCCTGATTATCAGGTCGTGCTGCTCGATGAAGTCAACATCGCCCTCAAGCTAGGCTATCTGGAACTTGAAACTGTACTCGCTGGTCTTAGCCAGAAACCAGAGATGACTCATGTGATTTTGACTGGGAGGGGCGCGCCTGAGGGTCTGATCGAGCAAGCTGACCTCGTCACCGAGATGAAGCTGATCAAGCACCCCTTCCGCAGCCAAGGCATTAAGGCTCAACCTGGTATTGAGTTTTGA
- a CDS encoding DUF2232 domain-containing protein gives MPDSSDPHSLDDLPTLPATAEEMADLDAAFDFDSQPKEETTAQPDQRNSTQLTPPPLVLVETAFLASTSGMLWLVNYYFPMGPLLRTFFPVPIALAFLRWGSRASVMTTVVTGLLLSVLMGPDRSIRFVIPYGLLGVLLGLLWKRRASWWLSMGLGSVVAAFGLFFNIALLSVLLGEDLWLYLTTQISGLVDWLFFRLGILAQPSLQAIQVVAALMVVINAVLYLFLVHLVSWLMLERLGNPIPDPPDWLRYLLAYEEDTP, from the coding sequence ATGCCTGACTCTTCAGACCCCCATAGTCTTGACGACCTGCCTACCCTTCCTGCAACCGCAGAGGAAATGGCGGACCTTGATGCCGCCTTCGACTTTGACTCGCAGCCCAAGGAAGAAACTACTGCTCAGCCGGACCAGCGCAACTCAACTCAACTCACGCCACCGCCTCTAGTGCTGGTTGAGACGGCTTTTCTAGCCAGCACCTCGGGGATGCTCTGGCTGGTCAATTATTACTTCCCAATGGGGCCTCTGCTGCGCACTTTCTTTCCAGTACCCATTGCCTTGGCTTTTTTGCGTTGGGGCAGTCGGGCCTCGGTGATGACCACTGTCGTGACCGGGCTACTTCTCTCGGTACTGATGGGTCCAGATCGCAGCATTCGCTTTGTGATTCCCTACGGCCTACTAGGGGTACTACTGGGTCTGTTATGGAAGCGGCGGGCTAGTTGGTGGCTATCGATGGGGCTGGGCTCTGTAGTGGCAGCCTTTGGACTGTTCTTCAACATTGCGCTGCTTTCGGTGTTGTTGGGCGAGGATCTGTGGCTGTACCTAACCACACAGATTTCTGGGCTGGTCGATTGGTTATTCTTCAGGCTGGGGATCCTGGCGCAACCCTCCCTGCAAGCGATCCAGGTTGTTGCAGCGCTGATGGTTGTGATTAACGCGGTGCTCTACTTGTTTCTGGTGCATTTGGTGTCCTGGCTGATGCTAGAGCGCTTGGGCAACCCAATTCCTGACCCGCCGGATTGGCTGCGCTACTTACTGGCCTACGAGGAAGATACGCCTTAA
- a CDS encoding molybdopterin-dependent oxidoreductase produces the protein MSKFSRRDLLRLLPVGGIGALLSGCGAGGLEEVIHEVWEPFNQRSEQLLFNPQKLAPEFPESAIQPQELLVNTFRGTPLIDPARYQLSVAGAVAQPLVLTLADLKALQAKTMTIRHVCVEGWAAIVQWTGVPLREIARLAQPQPGVRYVYFESADGYYESWDLPSALHAQTLLAYGKNGSDLPVDNGAPLRLASPIKLGYKQSKWVVGIRFLRDLPVTQGYWEDRGYEWYAGL, from the coding sequence ATGAGTAAGTTCTCACGTCGAGATCTCTTACGATTGCTGCCAGTAGGAGGCATTGGAGCCTTGCTCTCAGGCTGCGGGGCAGGCGGTTTAGAGGAAGTTATTCACGAAGTCTGGGAACCGTTCAACCAGCGCAGCGAGCAACTGCTTTTCAATCCACAAAAGCTAGCACCGGAATTTCCAGAGAGCGCCATTCAGCCGCAGGAGTTATTGGTTAATACCTTCCGCGGCACGCCTCTTATCGATCCGGCCCGCTACCAACTTTCGGTGGCTGGCGCAGTGGCCCAGCCACTGGTCTTGACTCTGGCCGACCTCAAGGCCCTACAGGCTAAGACAATGACAATTCGGCATGTCTGTGTCGAGGGTTGGGCTGCAATCGTGCAGTGGACGGGCGTGCCCTTAAGAGAAATTGCCCGATTGGCTCAACCCCAGCCGGGGGTCCGCTACGTTTATTTTGAGTCAGCAGATGGGTACTACGAGAGCTGGGATCTGCCCTCTGCCCTACATGCCCAGACCCTACTGGCCTACGGCAAGAATGGCAGCGACCTACCTGTTGATAATGGCGCCCCACTCCGCCTAGCCTCGCCGATCAAGCTTGGTTACAAGCAAAGCAAATGGGTTGTTGGCATACGCTTTCTGCGAGACCTACCCGTTACGCAGGGTTATTGGGAGGATCGGGGTTACGAATGGTACGCCGGTCTCTGA
- the cobT gene encoding nicotinate mononucleotide-dependent phosphoribosyltransferase CobT: MIRTYAQVERAETWLARYRGQQPTFVCVLGFTATGLIPGISAAGATPEARRFTAVADAEFLVDGPSAQPRYPLPPLDAGASPVLISRAVVTGQAIPVLLFNAGLPVSPAVASIELDGRPAQCLSTGQALPLEQVQALFEQGLHWGNQLADRGYLIIGECVVGGTTTALAVLTGLGIEARNRVNSSHPTCNHEQKWSLVQQGLAQLRASDPSALEALDPLALVAAVGDPMQVVVAGMTLSASRHTGVLLAGGTQMLAVYALARALAQQQSLAWQPEQVVIGTTRWVAEDPTGDTIGLAKAVNDVPLLATCLSFANSQYPQLRAYEQGFVKEGVGAGGLAIASSLYQGWDQHYLQDTIEELLKTCRKIEVE; the protein is encoded by the coding sequence GTGATTCGCACTTATGCTCAGGTCGAACGGGCAGAAACTTGGCTGGCGCGCTACCGGGGCCAACAGCCAACCTTCGTCTGCGTATTAGGCTTTACGGCAACTGGCTTGATTCCGGGAATTTCAGCTGCCGGAGCTACCCCAGAGGCGCGCCGCTTCACTGCGGTGGCCGATGCTGAGTTTTTAGTCGATGGTCCTTCTGCCCAACCCCGTTACCCGTTGCCCCCCTTAGACGCCGGGGCTTCCCCTGTGTTGATCAGCCGCGCCGTAGTCACGGGTCAGGCTATCCCTGTCCTATTGTTTAATGCCGGATTGCCCGTATCGCCAGCAGTCGCCAGTATTGAACTCGATGGTCGTCCTGCCCAGTGCCTGAGCACTGGCCAAGCATTGCCGCTAGAACAGGTGCAAGCCTTATTTGAGCAGGGTCTGCACTGGGGCAATCAACTGGCTGATCGCGGCTACCTGATTATTGGAGAGTGCGTTGTGGGCGGCACTACAACAGCACTTGCAGTACTGACTGGACTGGGAATAGAAGCTCGCAATCGCGTTAACAGTTCTCACCCCACCTGCAACCACGAGCAAAAGTGGAGCCTGGTGCAACAGGGGCTAGCCCAATTGCGTGCCTCAGATCCCTCAGCTTTAGAAGCCTTAGATCCCTTGGCATTGGTTGCCGCTGTGGGCGATCCGATGCAGGTTGTAGTTGCAGGTATGACCTTAAGCGCTAGCCGCCACACAGGGGTTCTGTTAGCTGGCGGCACGCAAATGTTGGCTGTCTATGCCTTAGCCCGAGCTCTGGCTCAGCAGCAAAGCCTTGCTTGGCAGCCAGAACAAGTCGTTATAGGAACCACTCGCTGGGTTGCGGAAGACCCAACTGGTGACACGATAGGTTTAGCCAAGGCTGTGAATGATGTGCCCCTGCTCGCAACCTGCCTCAGTTTTGCTAACTCCCAATATCCACAATTGCGAGCTTATGAGCAGGGATTCGTTAAAGAGGGCGTAGGAGCAGGCGGTTTGGCGATTGCCTCATCGCTATACCAAGGCTGGGATCAGCATTACCTGCAAGACACAATCGAAGAGTTATTGAAGACTTGCCGAAAGATAGAGGTCGAGTAG
- a CDS encoding GDSL-type esterase/lipase family protein, translating into MQTAPRTAIPTFAAHSERQVVPRKFVVLGDSLVYGFGDPEGGGWVERLRRNWSLKQGDGPVLYNLGVRGNTVRGVAERLETEFRNRGELRNRCPDAILLSVGVNDSARLGSAQGRNFTPLLQFEQELTELLQRATALGPVLFVGMVPVNESRMPFLEAFYFNLEDQERYRLATRRVCERWGVAYLDIFERWLARGQDWYEPLLLEDGLHPNTAGHQALYREILNWEALQAQL; encoded by the coding sequence ATGCAAACTGCGCCCCGGACTGCCATTCCGACTTTTGCGGCCCACTCAGAAAGACAGGTGGTACCACGTAAGTTTGTGGTGCTGGGAGACAGTCTAGTTTACGGCTTCGGGGATCCCGAAGGGGGCGGTTGGGTGGAGCGCCTAAGGCGGAATTGGTCTTTGAAGCAAGGAGATGGTCCGGTTCTGTACAATCTGGGCGTGCGCGGCAACACGGTACGGGGAGTGGCTGAGCGCCTGGAAACGGAGTTTCGAAATCGCGGCGAACTGCGCAACCGCTGTCCCGATGCCATTTTGCTTTCGGTTGGTGTTAACGACTCTGCTCGTCTAGGCAGTGCTCAAGGTCGAAATTTCACACCACTGCTTCAATTTGAGCAAGAGCTAACAGAGTTACTACAACGAGCGACTGCTTTAGGACCGGTGCTGTTCGTCGGTATGGTGCCCGTAAACGAGAGCCGTATGCCATTTCTCGAAGCTTTTTACTTCAACCTTGAGGACCAGGAGCGATACCGACTCGCAACTCGTCGAGTTTGTGAGCGCTGGGGCGTTGCCTATCTGGACATATTTGAGCGCTGGCTAGCTCGGGGGCAGGACTGGTATGAGCCCCTGCTGCTGGAAGATGGCCTTCATCCCAATACGGCTGGACACCAAGCCTTATACCGGGAAATTCTAAACTGGGAGGCGCTGCAAGCCCAGCTCTAG
- a CDS encoding DNA-directed RNA polymerase subunit omega yields MAKRTTIDTAQLMRRAEDLIGAASNRYRITVQVANRAKRRRFEEFDDMDDSLMKPVMRAIIEMSDELTQPEIIGE; encoded by the coding sequence ATGGCTAAGCGCACCACGATTGACACAGCTCAGCTCATGCGTCGAGCCGAGGATTTAATTGGAGCGGCTTCCAATCGCTACCGCATTACAGTTCAGGTTGCTAATCGGGCGAAGCGTCGCCGATTTGAAGAATTTGATGACATGGATGATTCGCTGATGAAGCCAGTGATGCGGGCGATCATTGAGATGTCCGATGAGTTGACGCAACCAGAGATTATTGGCGAATAG